The following proteins are co-located in the Noviherbaspirillum sp. UKPF54 genome:
- the cheY gene encoding chemotaxis response regulator CheY, whose amino-acid sequence MADPKTKFLIVDDFSTMRRIVRNLLKELGYSNVDEAEDGAMALAKLRSEQFDFVITDWNMPVMDGLTMLQNIRADAALAKLPVLMVTAEAKKENIIAAAQAGANGYVVKPFTAATLDEKLAKIFEKLEAAG is encoded by the coding sequence ATGGCTGACCCGAAAACGAAATTCTTGATTGTTGACGACTTTTCGACGATGCGTCGTATCGTCCGCAATCTGCTCAAAGAATTGGGGTATTCAAACGTGGACGAAGCGGAAGACGGTGCCATGGCGCTTGCGAAACTCCGAAGCGAGCAGTTCGATTTCGTCATCACCGACTGGAACATGCCCGTGATGGACGGCCTGACGATGCTGCAGAATATCCGCGCCGACGCGGCGCTGGCCAAGCTTCCGGTCCTGATGGTGACCGCCGAGGCCAAGAAGGAAAACATCATCGCCGCCGCGCAGGCCGGCGCCAACGGCTACGTCGTTAAGCCCTTTACCGCTGCCACGCTTGACGAAAAGCTAGCGAAGATCTTCGAGAAGCTGGAAGCGGCGGGCTGA
- the cheZ gene encoding protein phosphatase CheZ, which translates to MDNPRHQGGEVAVQQEEVLARIGQMTRALHQNLRALGFDKLIEKAAYEMPTARDRLSYVAKMTEQAAQRVLNATDVATPLQEGMDAGAGTLAAAWQELLQSPDADERYRAMAAQTLSFLEQVRSDAGTTKQQLLTIMMAQDFQDLTGQVIKKVTELAHGIEQQLVQLLIDYAPPEMRRDAGSGLLNGPQINPEGNPDVVAGQEQVDDLLGSLGF; encoded by the coding sequence ATGGACAATCCGCGCCATCAGGGCGGCGAAGTGGCTGTGCAGCAGGAAGAGGTGCTCGCGCGCATCGGCCAAATGACCCGCGCCCTGCATCAGAATCTGCGCGCTCTGGGCTTCGACAAGCTGATCGAAAAAGCCGCTTATGAGATGCCGACGGCCAGGGATCGCCTGAGCTATGTCGCCAAGATGACTGAGCAGGCAGCGCAGCGCGTGCTTAATGCAACCGACGTCGCCACCCCGCTGCAGGAGGGCATGGATGCCGGCGCAGGGACGCTGGCCGCTGCATGGCAGGAATTGCTGCAAAGCCCCGATGCGGATGAGCGCTATCGTGCCATGGCAGCGCAAACCCTATCCTTCCTGGAGCAGGTAAGGAGCGACGCCGGCACCACCAAGCAGCAGCTGCTGACTATCATGATGGCCCAGGATTTCCAGGATCTGACCGGCCAGGTGATCAAGAAGGTGACCGAGCTTGCCCACGGCATCGAACAGCAGCTGGTCCAGCTCCTGATCGATTACGCGCCGCCGGAAATGCGGCGCGATGCAGGTTCCGGATTGCTGAACGGCCCGCAGATCAACCCGGAAGGCAATCCTGACGTCGTCGCCGGTCAGGAGCAGGTGGACGATCTGCTGGGCAGCCTGGGGTTCTGA